Proteins encoded together in one Marinithermus hydrothermalis DSM 14884 window:
- a CDS encoding DNA-directed RNA polymerase subunit beta', which translates to MKKEVRKVRIALASPDKIRSWSYGEVEKPETINYRTLKPERDGLFDERIFGPVKDYECACGKYKRQRFEGKVCERCGVEVTKSIVRRYRMGHIELATPAAHIWYVKDVPSKIGTLLDLTVAEIEQVLYFAKYIVIDPKGAMLGGEPLKRGQLLTDEEYRELKFGKQETYAIPAGTDALVKDGDYVTKGQELAPGIVSKMDGVALYRFPRRISVEYKERDRAHLTLPAAAWIEQERYRPGEPLAELDAPFELRAEEGGVAEVLEWEEGALVRLRDPESEEVSAVYLVPVGFELLVGAGELVEPGTVLARGEGLVRMPRNVGVSEVEAEDEDGQVHLSLTVEWTRTETYRLEPHMHVLVGEGMEVLKGDKIVGAIDPEEEVYAEADGVVHLYEPASIVVMKARLYPFEDDVLVTTGDRVAPGDALADDGKVTSEIYGRVEVDLVRMVVRVIESYDIDARMGAEAIQALLKELDLDALEAELEAEMQNPSRHKRARARKRLEIVRAFKDSGNRPEWMILEAVPVLPPDLRPMVQVDGGRFATSDLNDLYRRLINRNNRLKKLMAQGAPEMIIRNEKRMLQEAVDALIDNGRRGAPVTNPGSDRPLRSLTDILSGKQGRFRQNLLGKRVDYSGRSVIVVGPQLKLHQCGLPKRMALELFKPFLLKRMEEKGIASNIKNARRMLERHRDIKDEVWDALEEVIHGKVVLLNRAPTLHRLGIQAFQPVLVEGQSIQLHPLVCEAFNADFDGDQMAVHVPLSSYAQAEARIQMLSAHNLLSPASGEPIAKPSRDIILGLYYITQIRREKKGAGREFATPQEAIEAYEKGEIALNAPIKIAGKETTVGRVKYVFANPDEALLAVQQGLIDLQDVVTIRVNGHLVETSPGRALFARIVEEAITDGDPDAEVPEELLNFNLVQEKNSLRDLVYRSFMLLGMEKTAKLLDALKYYGFYYSTTSGITIGIDDAVIPPEKQQYLKEADQALERIEWAYARGFLTEAERYQQIVQLWSETTEKVTAAVFRNFEENYPFNPLYVMSQSGARGNPQQIRQLCGMRGLMAKPSGEIMEVPIRANFREGLTVLEYFISTHGARKGGADTALRTADSGYLTRKLVDVAHEIVVREADCGTTDYISVPLTHLDELSRTRKVRKKGDIEQGLYGRTVAREFEVGGRTFQEGEHLTLEDVALIVKAAEAGEIEEVPVYSPLTCRTRYGVCQKCYGWDLSMARPVSIGEAVGVVAAESIGEPGTQLTMRTFHTGGVATGSDITLGLPRVIELFEARRPKQKAVIAEIDGTVRIEEGEDKLSIFVVDGDFQKEYKVDKAARLTVKDGDFVTAGAPLTRGAVDPHQLLDAKGPEAVQRYLVDEIQRVYRAQGVKIHDKHIEIIVRQMLKYVEITDPGDSRYLEGQVLERWDVEATNEKLMAEGKMPASWKPVLMGVTKSALSTKSWLSAASFQHTTHVLTEAAIQGKADELIGLKENVILGKLIPAGTGSDHVRRTQVVDERTLQRIEEARKEAEAAVPAPAKRRGRRIQPGQEL; encoded by the coding sequence ATGAAAAAAGAAGTACGCAAGGTTCGCATTGCGCTGGCCTCGCCGGACAAGATCCGCAGCTGGTCGTACGGCGAGGTGGAGAAGCCCGAGACGATCAACTACCGCACGCTGAAGCCGGAGCGGGACGGCTTGTTTGACGAGCGCATCTTCGGTCCGGTCAAGGACTACGAGTGCGCTTGTGGGAAGTACAAGCGGCAGCGCTTTGAGGGCAAGGTGTGCGAACGCTGCGGGGTGGAGGTCACGAAGTCCATCGTGCGCCGCTACCGCATGGGGCACATCGAGCTCGCCACGCCGGCCGCGCACATCTGGTACGTCAAAGATGTCCCCTCCAAGATCGGCACGCTCCTTGACCTGACCGTCGCGGAGATCGAGCAGGTCCTGTACTTCGCCAAGTACATCGTCATCGACCCCAAGGGGGCCATGCTCGGCGGCGAGCCCCTAAAGCGCGGGCAGCTCCTGACCGACGAGGAGTACCGCGAGCTCAAGTTCGGCAAGCAGGAGACCTACGCGATCCCGGCGGGTACTGACGCCCTCGTTAAGGACGGGGATTACGTGACCAAGGGCCAGGAGCTCGCCCCCGGCATCGTGAGCAAGATGGATGGGGTCGCGCTCTACCGCTTCCCCCGCCGCATCAGCGTGGAGTACAAGGAGCGCGACCGCGCCCACCTGACCCTTCCCGCCGCGGCCTGGATCGAGCAGGAACGCTACCGCCCCGGCGAGCCTCTGGCGGAGCTGGACGCGCCGTTTGAGCTGCGGGCCGAGGAGGGCGGCGTCGCCGAGGTGCTGGAGTGGGAGGAAGGCGCGCTCGTACGCCTCCGCGACCCCGAGTCCGAGGAGGTCAGCGCGGTCTACCTGGTTCCCGTAGGCTTCGAGCTTCTGGTGGGGGCTGGTGAGCTCGTCGAGCCGGGGACGGTCCTCGCTCGAGGCGAAGGCCTGGTGCGCATGCCCCGCAACGTGGGCGTGAGCGAGGTCGAGGCGGAGGATGAGGACGGCCAGGTGCACCTCAGCCTGACCGTTGAATGGACCCGCACCGAGACCTACCGGCTCGAGCCGCACATGCACGTGCTGGTGGGCGAGGGCATGGAGGTCCTGAAGGGGGATAAGATCGTTGGGGCGATCGACCCCGAGGAGGAGGTGTACGCCGAGGCGGATGGGGTGGTGCACCTGTACGAGCCGGCCTCGATCGTGGTGATGAAGGCCCGGCTGTACCCCTTCGAGGACGACGTTCTGGTCACGACTGGGGACCGCGTCGCGCCTGGGGATGCCCTCGCGGACGACGGGAAGGTCACCAGCGAGATCTACGGCCGGGTCGAGGTGGACCTGGTTCGCATGGTGGTGCGGGTCATCGAGTCCTACGACATCGACGCCCGCATGGGGGCCGAGGCCATCCAAGCCCTCCTTAAGGAGCTGGACCTCGACGCCCTCGAGGCCGAGCTCGAGGCCGAGATGCAGAACCCTTCGCGGCACAAGCGGGCCCGGGCCCGTAAGCGCCTCGAGATCGTGCGGGCCTTTAAGGACTCCGGGAACCGGCCGGAGTGGATGATCCTGGAGGCGGTGCCGGTCTTGCCTCCGGATTTGCGCCCCATGGTGCAGGTGGACGGCGGGCGGTTCGCGACCAGCGACCTGAACGACCTGTACCGCCGCCTGATCAACCGTAACAACCGCTTGAAGAAGCTGATGGCCCAGGGCGCGCCGGAGATGATCATCCGCAACGAGAAGCGGATGCTGCAGGAAGCGGTGGACGCCCTGATCGACAACGGCCGCCGCGGCGCGCCGGTCACGAACCCCGGTTCGGACCGGCCCTTGCGCTCCCTCACGGACATCCTCTCCGGGAAGCAGGGGCGGTTCCGCCAGAACCTCTTGGGTAAGCGCGTGGACTACTCGGGCCGTAGCGTGATCGTGGTCGGGCCGCAGCTCAAGCTCCACCAGTGCGGCTTGCCCAAGCGGATGGCGCTCGAGCTCTTCAAGCCCTTCCTCTTGAAGCGGATGGAGGAGAAGGGCATCGCCTCGAACATCAAGAACGCCCGCCGTATGCTCGAGCGGCACCGTGACATCAAGGATGAGGTCTGGGACGCGCTGGAGGAGGTGATTCACGGGAAGGTCGTGCTCCTCAACCGCGCGCCGACCCTGCACCGCCTGGGGATCCAGGCCTTCCAGCCGGTCCTGGTCGAGGGGCAGTCCATCCAGCTGCACCCGCTGGTGTGCGAGGCCTTTAACGCGGACTTCGACGGCGACCAGATGGCGGTGCACGTGCCGCTCTCCTCCTACGCGCAGGCCGAGGCCCGCATCCAGATGCTCTCCGCGCACAACCTGCTCTCGCCCGCCTCGGGCGAGCCCATCGCCAAGCCCAGCCGGGATATCATCCTGGGCCTGTACTACATCACTCAGATCCGCCGGGAGAAGAAGGGCGCGGGCCGGGAGTTCGCCACGCCGCAGGAGGCAATCGAGGCGTACGAGAAAGGCGAGATCGCCCTGAACGCCCCGATCAAGATCGCGGGCAAGGAGACCACGGTCGGGCGCGTCAAGTACGTGTTCGCGAACCCCGACGAGGCGCTTCTCGCGGTGCAGCAGGGCCTGATCGACCTGCAGGACGTGGTCACCATCCGCGTCAACGGCCATCTGGTCGAGACCAGCCCGGGCCGGGCCTTGTTCGCCCGTATTGTGGAGGAAGCGATCACCGACGGGGACCCGGACGCCGAGGTGCCCGAGGAGCTGTTGAACTTCAACCTCGTGCAGGAAAAGAACTCGCTGCGCGACCTGGTGTACCGCTCCTTCATGCTGCTCGGCATGGAGAAGACCGCGAAGCTCCTCGATGCCCTCAAGTACTATGGCTTCTACTACTCCACCACCAGCGGGATCACCATCGGGATCGATGACGCGGTCATCCCGCCCGAGAAGCAGCAGTACCTCAAGGAGGCCGACCAGGCCCTCGAGCGCATCGAGTGGGCGTACGCGCGCGGCTTCCTCACCGAGGCCGAGCGCTACCAGCAGATCGTCCAGCTCTGGAGCGAGACCACGGAGAAGGTCACCGCGGCGGTCTTCCGGAACTTCGAGGAGAACTACCCCTTCAACCCGCTGTACGTGATGAGCCAGTCCGGGGCGCGCGGTAACCCGCAGCAGATCCGCCAGTTGTGCGGGATGCGCGGCCTCATGGCCAAGCCCTCGGGCGAGATCATGGAGGTACCGATCCGCGCGAACTTCCGCGAGGGCTTGACGGTGCTCGAGTACTTCATCTCCACGCACGGGGCGCGTAAGGGCGGAGCGGACACCGCGCTTAGGACCGCGGACTCGGGGTACCTCACCCGGAAGCTCGTGGACGTCGCGCACGAGATCGTGGTGCGCGAGGCGGACTGCGGCACCACGGATTACATCAGCGTGCCGCTCACCCACCTCGACGAGCTCTCCCGCACCCGCAAGGTGCGTAAGAAGGGGGATATCGAGCAGGGCCTCTACGGCCGCACCGTGGCCCGCGAGTTCGAGGTGGGCGGCCGGACCTTCCAGGAAGGGGAGCACCTCACCCTTGAGGACGTGGCCTTGATCGTGAAGGCCGCGGAGGCCGGGGAGATCGAGGAGGTCCCGGTGTACAGCCCCCTCACCTGCCGCACGCGCTACGGGGTCTGCCAGAAGTGCTACGGCTGGGACCTGTCCATGGCGCGTCCGGTTTCGATCGGGGAGGCGGTTGGGGTGGTCGCGGCCGAGTCGATCGGCGAGCCGGGCACCCAGCTCACCATGCGTACCTTCCACACCGGCGGGGTTGCGACCGGTTCGGACATCACCCTGGGTCTGCCGCGCGTCATCGAGTTGTTCGAGGCGCGCCGGCCCAAGCAGAAGGCGGTGATCGCCGAGATCGACGGCACCGTCCGCATCGAGGAGGGCGAGGACAAGCTCTCGATCTTCGTGGTGGACGGGGACTTCCAGAAGGAGTACAAGGTGGACAAGGCCGCCCGCCTGACTGTAAAGGACGGCGACTTCGTCACCGCAGGCGCTCCCCTCACGCGCGGCGCGGTGGACCCGCACCAGCTACTCGACGCCAAGGGCCCCGAGGCCGTGCAGCGCTACCTGGTGGACGAGATCCAGCGCGTGTACCGCGCCCAGGGCGTGAAGATCCATGACAAGCACATCGAGATCATCGTGCGGCAGATGCTGAAGTACGTGGAGATCACCGATCCGGGCGACTCGCGCTACCTCGAGGGGCAGGTCCTGGAGCGCTGGGACGTTGAGGCCACGAACGAGAAGCTGATGGCCGAAGGAAAGATGCCCGCCTCCTGGAAGCCGGTCCTGATGGGGGTGACCAAGTCCGCGCTCTCCACCAAGTCCTGGCTCTCCGCGGCGTCCTTCCAGCACACCACGCACGTGCTGACCGAGGCGGCCATCCAGGGCAAGGCCGACGAGCTGATCGGCCTGAAGGAAAACGTGATTCTCGGGAAGCTGATCCCCGCCGGGACCGGCTCGGACCACGTGCGCCGCACCCAGGTGGTGGACGAGCGTACGCTGCAGAGGATCGAGGAGGCCCGCAAGGAAGCCGAGGCAGCGGTGCCGGCCCCGGCGAAGCGTCGCGGGCGGCGCATCCAACCCGGCCAGGAGCTGTAA
- a CDS encoding class II aldolase/adducin family protein: MTETLYAQFRQVGADLFAQRLISAKAGNFSVRTETGLIITKSGTLKGRLEPEDLLELGLDPNPERDQGASIETVIHREIYRQTDARAVVHAHPRTAVALSLHLEVIRPVDLEGRYYMPEVPVLAPKTVSATPEAARAVAEALRTHPVCVLKGHGAFAKGRDLVEAYTLITVLEESAEILLYSKLWSGRS, from the coding sequence ATGACCGAGACCCTGTACGCGCAGTTTCGCCAGGTAGGCGCGGATCTGTTCGCGCAACGGCTTATTTCCGCTAAGGCCGGCAACTTCTCGGTGCGTACCGAGACCGGCCTCATCATCACCAAAAGCGGCACGCTCAAGGGGCGACTCGAGCCGGAGGACTTGCTCGAGCTCGGGCTGGATCCGAATCCCGAGCGTGACCAAGGCGCTTCGATCGAGACCGTCATTCACCGGGAGATCTACCGGCAGACCGACGCCCGCGCGGTCGTGCACGCGCACCCCCGCACCGCGGTCGCGCTGTCGCTGCACCTGGAGGTGATCCGTCCGGTGGACCTCGAGGGCCGCTACTACATGCCCGAGGTGCCGGTACTCGCGCCCAAAACGGTCTCCGCTACCCCCGAAGCCGCCCGGGCCGTCGCCGAGGCGTTGCGCACCCATCCGGTGTGCGTGCTCAAGGGGCACGGGGCGTTCGCCAAGGGGCGGGACTTGGTGGAGGCCTACACCCTCATCACGGTTCTGGAGGAGTCCGCGGAGATCCTCCTGTACAGTAAGCTATGGTCAGGCCGTTCGTAA
- a CDS encoding alpha/beta fold hydrolase produces MREEIRLVPLGEVEVYLEDVGALDAPALAIVHGGPGGSSYVFREMLGEELADYRVLYIDQRGSGRSPALPPDPRLFTVDALVEDLDALRDALGLERWALLAHGFGAVPALEYARRFPAFVRGVVLVGPWVHYPWLAKRLWRASRALQDQPVEGAPEDPQAALEEAFAELEPKAVFDALMFPSDHGRAQYEWVVEGSGLMPGAHVGEMFVVNGLWALDYTPYLMDLSLAPHVIVGEKDGTSYPEQAEAVVDLAGGTLEVIPGAGHYPWIDAPEVFVRALYAALDAVLEEE; encoded by the coding sequence ATGCGAGAAGAGATTCGTTTGGTGCCGTTAGGGGAGGTCGAGGTTTACCTCGAGGACGTCGGCGCGCTGGACGCGCCCGCCCTCGCGATCGTGCACGGCGGTCCGGGAGGGTCGTCCTACGTCTTCCGGGAGATGCTCGGTGAGGAACTCGCGGACTACCGGGTGCTCTACATCGACCAGCGCGGCTCTGGGCGCAGCCCCGCCCTGCCCCCGGACCCGCGGCTGTTCACCGTGGACGCCCTTGTCGAGGACCTCGACGCCCTGCGCGATGCCCTGGGCCTGGAGCGTTGGGCCCTCCTCGCCCACGGGTTCGGGGCGGTGCCGGCCCTCGAGTACGCCCGCCGCTTTCCCGCCTTCGTGCGTGGCGTGGTGCTCGTGGGGCCTTGGGTGCACTACCCGTGGCTGGCGAAGCGGCTTTGGCGCGCGAGCCGCGCCTTGCAAGACCAGCCCGTCGAGGGGGCACCGGAGGACCCCCAGGCCGCGCTCGAGGAGGCGTTCGCCGAGCTCGAGCCCAAGGCGGTGTTCGACGCGCTGATGTTCCCGAGCGATCACGGTCGTGCGCAGTACGAGTGGGTCGTGGAGGGGAGTGGCCTCATGCCTGGGGCGCACGTGGGGGAGATGTTCGTCGTGAACGGGTTGTGGGCTCTGGACTACACCCCGTACCTGATGGATCTTTCCCTCGCGCCGCATGTGATCGTGGGGGAGAAGGACGGCACCAGTTACCCCGAGCAGGCCGAGGCGGTGGTGGACCTCGCGGGGGGGACGCTCGAGGTCATTCCGGGGGCAGGACACTATCCCTGGATCGATGCGCCCGAGGTGTTCGTGCGGGCGCTCTACGCGGCGTTGGACGCGGTGCTCGAGGAAGAGTGA
- a CDS encoding cytochrome c biogenesis CcdA family protein, producing the protein MTIGVTAAFLAGLFSFLSPCVLPLVPTYLMYLGGERGRPIVNAIFFILGFSLVFVALGLPFTLIGAVLKTYKPLLAQIGGGLVILFGLYLLGLRLPFMGREMRLRYEGNAARPGGAFLLGAAFGAGWTPCIGPILGAILTLTVVEASMGGAWLLVAYALGLAVPFMLVALFADRATRWVRRSARYTRWVERAAGVLMVFVGVLLVSGIFTRLNNYFIRLTPEWLWERL; encoded by the coding sequence ATGACCATAGGTGTCACCGCTGCTTTTCTCGCTGGCCTCTTCTCCTTTCTTTCGCCGTGCGTGCTGCCGCTTGTGCCGACCTACCTGATGTACCTGGGGGGGGAGCGGGGGCGCCCTATCGTGAACGCGATCTTCTTCATCCTAGGATTTAGCCTGGTTTTCGTAGCGTTGGGATTGCCCTTTACCCTGATCGGGGCTGTGCTCAAGACCTACAAGCCGCTTCTGGCTCAGATTGGTGGGGGGCTGGTGATTCTCTTTGGGCTGTATCTTTTGGGGTTGCGTCTTCCGTTTATGGGGCGTGAGATGCGCCTGCGTTACGAAGGGAACGCGGCCCGGCCCGGTGGGGCCTTTTTGCTGGGTGCGGCGTTCGGCGCGGGATGGACGCCCTGCATCGGTCCGATCCTCGGGGCGATCCTTACCCTGACGGTGGTGGAGGCCAGCATGGGGGGAGCGTGGTTACTTGTAGCGTACGCTTTGGGGCTGGCCGTTCCTTTCATGCTTGTTGCCTTGTTCGCAGACCGCGCGACACGCTGGGTGCGCCGGAGCGCTCGGTACACGCGCTGGGTGGAACGTGCGGCTGGTGTACTGATGGTGTTCGTAGGGGTGCTGCTTGTAAGCGGGATCTTTACCCGCCTGAACAACTACTTCATCCGCTTGACGCCGGAGTGGTTGTGGGAGCGGCTGTGA
- a CDS encoding ABC transporter ATP-binding protein, which produces MSAGTGIAELVGVWKRYGREWILKDLNLRVAPGEVVALLGPNGSGKTTLLRILATLIRPQRGEVRLFGRPARALEAERGALALMANPPAFYRHLSGEENLAQALALSGRGVRRDDVMRALEAAHLPPGRPVAAYSSGMKKRLALARVWLLEPRLLLLDEPETALDQAGRGLLAQTIQRVAQKGAVVLATHDQAFAEAVAHRAVELEGRA; this is translated from the coding sequence TTGAGTGCAGGTACGGGCATCGCAGAGCTTGTGGGGGTGTGGAAGCGTTACGGTCGGGAATGGATCTTGAAGGACCTCAACCTGCGTGTGGCCCCCGGTGAGGTGGTGGCCCTCCTCGGACCGAACGGATCGGGAAAGACCACCCTCCTGCGCATCCTCGCCACCCTCATCCGGCCTCAGCGGGGCGAAGTGCGGCTTTTCGGTCGGCCCGCTCGGGCCCTCGAGGCCGAGCGCGGCGCCCTAGCGTTAATGGCGAACCCCCCCGCTTTTTACCGGCACCTCTCGGGAGAGGAGAACCTCGCTCAAGCCTTGGCCCTCTCCGGTCGGGGAGTGCGCCGGGATGACGTGATGCGCGCCCTCGAGGCGGCCCACCTCCCGCCGGGCAGACCGGTGGCGGCGTACTCGAGCGGCATGAAGAAACGCTTGGCGCTCGCGCGCGTGTGGTTGCTCGAGCCGCGCTTGCTGCTATTGGATGAGCCGGAGACAGCGCTGGATCAGGCGGGCCGGGGGCTGCTCGCGCAGACGATCCAGCGGGTGGCGCAAAAAGGGGCCGTGGTCCTCGCCACGCACGACCAAGCGTTCGCGGAGGCAGTCGCGCACCGCGCGGTGGAGCTGGAGGGACGGGCATGA
- a CDS encoding heme exporter protein CcmB, with amino-acid sequence MRRVWALAARDLKLELRGRAGLLAAFFFIGVVVFILGFALGPNQAELRRAGPGVWWVALAFAGSLLASRAWALEVENDTLDDLLLTPGSREWIYWGKFLFLWALMMGVGGVTLLLVAGMFFLPLTRAPELLLTLLLGGTGYAAIAVFYAGLVVRLRARDVLLPLLVFPLVVPVVLGAVKATLGVVNGAEMAEVAFWWRLLGVFDVVYLTACSLLFPWVIEG; translated from the coding sequence ATGAGGCGGGTTTGGGCGCTTGCGGCGCGGGATTTGAAGCTCGAGCTGCGGGGGCGGGCGGGGCTGCTCGCGGCGTTCTTTTTTATTGGGGTGGTCGTGTTCATCCTGGGGTTCGCGTTGGGGCCGAACCAGGCGGAACTGCGCCGTGCGGGGCCGGGAGTCTGGTGGGTCGCGCTGGCGTTTGCGGGTAGCTTGCTCGCTTCGCGCGCGTGGGCCTTGGAGGTGGAGAACGACACCCTGGATGACCTGCTCCTCACGCCTGGAAGCCGGGAGTGGATCTACTGGGGGAAGTTCTTGTTTTTGTGGGCGCTGATGATGGGGGTGGGGGGGGTTACCCTCCTGCTCGTGGCGGGGATGTTCTTCTTACCGCTGACGCGCGCCCCAGAGCTGTTGCTCACGCTGCTGTTGGGGGGGACGGGGTACGCCGCGATCGCGGTGTTTTACGCGGGGCTTGTGGTGCGCCTGCGCGCGCGGGACGTGCTGCTGCCCCTACTGGTTTTTCCCCTGGTGGTTCCGGTGGTGCTGGGCGCGGTAAAGGCGACGCTGGGGGTGGTGAATGGGGCGGAGATGGCCGAGGTGGCGTTCTGGTGGCGGCTGTTGGGGGTGTTTGATGTCGTGTACTTGACGGCCTGCTCCCTGCTCTTCCCCTGGGTGATCGAGGGGTGA
- the ccsA gene encoding cytochrome c biogenesis protein CcsA, with amino-acid sequence MNRVASDRGLDRLTLGLLVAGFGVLAVGLYYALAAPPDVTQGYLVRIMYLHVGAAWTAYLAFFVAMGYAVAYLWKQEDRYDRLSAASAELGVIFTALTLLSGMLWGRPTWGVYWTWEPRLTTTAILFVFYIGYFLLRQAIEDPEFRAKAAAAAAILGVINVPISYMSVRWWRSLHQTQSIDLTTGRVSMDEAMLVALLVNFAAFNLLYLAFLRFKGVVSALEAQREELDG; translated from the coding sequence ATGAACCGCGTAGCAAGCGATCGGGGGCTGGACCGCCTCACCCTGGGCCTTCTTGTGGCGGGGTTCGGGGTGCTCGCGGTAGGGCTATACTACGCGCTAGCCGCCCCGCCGGACGTGACCCAAGGATACCTGGTGCGGATCATGTACCTGCACGTGGGCGCGGCTTGGACTGCGTACCTGGCCTTCTTCGTGGCCATGGGGTACGCGGTGGCCTACCTCTGGAAGCAGGAGGACCGGTACGACCGGCTCTCCGCGGCGAGCGCCGAACTCGGCGTGATCTTCACCGCGCTTACCCTCCTGAGCGGCATGCTTTGGGGCCGGCCGACCTGGGGGGTGTACTGGACGTGGGAGCCGCGCCTGACCACGACCGCGATCTTGTTCGTCTTCTACATCGGGTACTTCCTGCTGCGCCAGGCGATCGAGGATCCGGAGTTTCGCGCCAAGGCCGCCGCGGCTGCCGCGATCCTTGGCGTGATCAACGTGCCGATCAGCTACATGTCCGTCCGGTGGTGGCGCAGTCTGCACCAGACGCAGTCCATCGACCTGACAACCGGCCGCGTCTCCATGGACGAGGCGATGCTCGTGGCCTTGCTTGTGAACTTCGCGGCCTTTAACCTGCTGTACCTGGCCTTTCTACGTTTTAAGGGCGTGGTGAGCGCGCTCGAGGCCCAAAGGGAGGAACTCGATGGATAG
- the ccmE gene encoding cytochrome c maturation protein CcmE, translating into MRAKYLLGLAVILGAIGYLIWGGLGENLVYFITPSEYTQAPEKYRNKPIRLGGVVKAGSIQYDPQTLELRFVVTDGVSEIPIEHYGTPPALFKENQGVVVEGRFENGRFVGDNLLVKHSENYQAPPEGYTPEEVRRLIEEAE; encoded by the coding sequence ATGAGGGCAAAGTACCTGCTGGGGCTCGCGGTCATCCTAGGTGCGATCGGGTACCTGATCTGGGGGGGATTGGGTGAGAACCTGGTCTATTTTATCACCCCTTCCGAGTACACCCAAGCCCCGGAGAAGTACCGGAACAAGCCGATCCGCCTGGGGGGGGTGGTGAAGGCCGGCTCGATCCAGTACGATCCTCAGACCCTTGAGCTGCGCTTTGTTGTGACCGATGGGGTCAGCGAGATCCCGATCGAGCACTACGGCACGCCCCCCGCCCTGTTTAAGGAGAATCAAGGCGTGGTGGTCGAGGGGCGTTTTGAGAACGGGCGGTTCGTGGGGGATAACCTCCTGGTGAAGCACTCCGAGAACTACCAGGCACCCCCAGAGGGGTACACACCCGAGGAGGTGCGCCGCCTGATCGAAGAGGCGGAGTAA
- a CDS encoding Rieske 2Fe-2S domain-containing protein, protein MSRKLTRRDLIWILPSGVAAGFFGWFGWRTVRILFLKERVPEPTWRDGERVEVARLEELEAPWAFKYFTYPTRFGELKSVLVRLPGPVVGGLSVGEAHFVGLSRICTHLGCTVNYVPDLEAGAIAYNYRASNPFLGCPCHFGAFDPAQGGKAVFGPPTLPLPRLRLEAAEGVIYATGHEEPLYPIERG, encoded by the coding sequence ATGAGCCGGAAGCTGACGCGGCGCGACCTGATCTGGATCCTGCCTTCCGGAGTCGCGGCGGGGTTTTTCGGGTGGTTTGGTTGGCGCACAGTCCGGATCCTCTTCCTCAAGGAGCGCGTGCCCGAACCCACCTGGCGGGACGGGGAGCGGGTCGAGGTGGCGAGGCTCGAGGAGCTCGAGGCTCCTTGGGCCTTCAAGTACTTCACCTACCCCACGCGCTTCGGGGAGCTCAAGAGCGTGCTCGTGCGCCTGCCTGGGCCGGTTGTGGGCGGGCTTTCCGTGGGGGAGGCGCATTTCGTGGGCCTCTCCCGCATCTGTACGCACCTGGGGTGCACGGTAAACTACGTGCCGGACCTGGAGGCTGGCGCGATCGCGTACAACTACCGTGCATCCAACCCCTTCCTGGGGTGTCCCTGCCATTTCGGGGCCTTCGACCCGGCCCAGGGAGGAAAGGCCGTGTTCGGGCCGCCCACCCTTCCCCTACCCCGCCTGCGCCTCGAGGCCGCGGAGGGCGTGATCTACGCCACGGGGCACGAGGAACCGTTGTACCCCATAGAGCGCGGTTAA